One window of the Eucalyptus grandis isolate ANBG69807.140 chromosome 8, ASM1654582v1, whole genome shotgun sequence genome contains the following:
- the LOC104417319 gene encoding exocyst complex component EXO70B1 has protein sequence MESDPSDKSNPITPKKHDLKDDGDSSPALRSPGANPQEGWVTGHGERNDEDEGKKDQEKIDTSEIAEEKVDVVDPEVCYSLEKALEDIDKLATILSSSNDENDPSEIPEFVDRLMDFVEAEVAGYCTDLGEGKAKWSQDPQVNSFLEIVGRVSKLATVVAPSKCREKFASLINRIGKIQQEALSFLEDEFRVSLDECRPIDLEKEGNVKSKQESTEESDQSIEEGDSFGYTNDIVSGLNKIAKEMISCGYESECCQVYIVTRRNSFEELFNKFGFENISIDDVQKMQWEALEREIVKWIQTFKECASVHFYRELRLAEAVFAGYPSIATHLFYNLTRSMLIHILNFSEAVAMSSKRSAEKLFKFLDMFETLRDMTCTMDRYFKDEDSANQLRTEINTARSRIGEAIVSMFSDLENSIKTDAGKNPVPGGAVHPLTSYTINYLKYASEYKETLEQVFKEHLKIERADSNNRTEFQGENNQDNSEKEPSPFSIQLTRVMDLLDSNLEAKSKLYKDVSLSFIFMMNNGRYILQKVKGSVEINELMGNNWRRKKSSELRQYHKNYQRETWSKVLGCFRDEGLNVHGKVSKPELKERFKTFNAMFEEIHKTQSAWIVKDEQLQSELRVSISAVVIPAYRSFLGRHSHHFTAGRQSEKYVKYQPEDLETYIDELFDGTPATTGRRKQ, from the exons ATGGAAAGCGACCCTTCTGACAAATCCAACCCGATCACCCCCAAAAAGCATGATCTGAAAGATGATGGGGATTCTTCGCCGGCGTTGAGGTCTCCTGGAGCCAATCCACAAGAAGGTTGGGTCACCGGTCATGGAGAGAGGAACGATGAGGATGAGGGGAAGAAAGATCAAGAGAAGATCGATACAAGTGAGATTGCTGAAGAGAAGGTTGATGTTGTTGATCCTGAAGTTTGTTATAGCCTTGAGAAGGCTTTGGAAGACATTGACAAGCTTGCcacaattctttcctcctctaaCGATGAAAATGATCCTTCGGAAATCCCTGAATTCGTCGACAGGCTCATGGATTTTGTCGAGGCCGAAGTAGCGGGATATTGCACCGACCTGGGTGAAGGGAAAGCGAAATGGTCTCAAGACCCACAGGTTaattcttttttggaaattgttggTCGCGTCTCGAAGCTGGCAACTGTAGTCGCACCCTCTAAATGCAGAGAAAAGTTTGCTTCATTGATTAATCGGATTGGGAAAATCCAACAAGAAGCTCTGtcgtttttggaagatgaaTTCAG GGTGTCATTAGATGAATGTCGGCCTATTGATttagagaaagaaggaaacgTCAAATCAAAACAAGAGTCCACCGAAGAATCAGATCAATCCATTGAGGAGGGCGATTCATTTGGATACACAAATGATATCGTGTCTGGTTTGAACAAGATAGCAAAGGAGATGATCTCATGTGGTTATGAAAGCGAGTGCTGTCAAGTTTATATAGTCACAAGGAGGAATTCATTCGAAGAACTATTTAACAAGTTCGGCTTTGAGAATATTAGCATCGACGACGTGCAAAAGATGCAATGGGaagctctagagagagagattgtcaAGTGGATCCAAACCTTCAAAGAATGTGCATCGGTGCATTTCTATCGAGAGTTGAGGCTTGCAGAGGCTGTGTTCGCTGGATATCCATCAATTGCAACTCATCTATTCTATAATCTCACTCGAAGCATGTTGATTCATATCTTGAATTTCTCTGAAGCAGTAGCAATGTCATCGAAGAGGTCAGCTGAAAAGTTGTTCAAGTTCTTGGACATGTTTGAGACTCTGCGAGATATGACATGTACCATGGATCGATATTTCAAGGACGAAGACAGTGCAAATCAATTGAGGACGGAGATTAATACTGCACGATCTCGGATTGGCGAGGCTATTGTGAGCATGTTCAGTGACTTAGAAAACTCAATCAAAACAGatgcag GTAAAAACCCTGTGCCCGGAGGTGCAGTTCACCCCTTAACAAGTTACACTATAAACTATCTGAAGTATGCAAGTGAGTACAAAGAAACTCTAGAGCAAGTTTTCAAAGAGCACTTGAAGATCGAACGAGCTGATTCCAACAACAGAACAGAATTTCAAGGCGAGAACAATCAGGACAACTCAGAGAAGGAACCATCGCCGTTCTCAATCCAGTTAACAAGAGTCATGGATTTGTTAGATTCGAATCTTGAAGCGAAATCCAAGCTCTACAAGGACGTGTCCCTGAGCTTCATATTCATGATGAATAATGGACGGTACATCTTGCAGAAAGTGAAAGGCTCGGTCGAGATCAATGAGCTGATGGGCAACAATTGGCGACGCAAGAAATCATCGGAGCTAAGGCAGTACCATAAGAATTACCAGAGGGAAACTTGGAGTAAAGTCTTGGGTTGCTTCCGAGACGAGGGGTTGAACGTGCATGGGAAGGTCTCGAAGCCGGAGTTGAAGGAGAGGTTCAAGACCTTCAACGCGATGTTCGAAGAAATTCACAAGACGCAGAGCGCATGGATTGTGAAGGACGAGCAGCTGCAATCGGAGCTTAGGGTTTCAATATCTGCGGTGGTAATTCCGGCATACCGGTCGTTCCTGGGCCGGCACTCGCACCATTTTACAGCGGGAAGGCAATCGGAGAAGTACGTGAAGTATCAACCGGAGGACTTGGAGACGTACATCGACGAGCTCTTCGATGGGACCCCAGCCACTACGGGCAGAAGAAAGCaatag
- the LOC104414719 gene encoding double-stranded RNA-binding protein 3 produces MYKNQLQELAQRSCFNLPSYACIREGPDHAPRFKACVNFNGEIFESPSYCNTLRQAEHAAAEVALNVLSTRGPSRSLTARILDETGIYKNLLQETAHRAGLNLPVYTTVRSGPGHVPTFTCTVGIAGMSFTGESAKTKKQAEKNAAIAAWSTLKTVPDLSSLRPRDEAKQGIRRRDQNQPRRGSIRGTAMNHSASPSTSLQLHRLVEKLLMNYIPQGQGGASPFSSSPLSSSSQKQNNFLSLLPPPPPRSASKILPPPRENRWDMEQDSGKRPIGSSIYPSPKIVDKRSDHPNLARPNSSLPFLQGISTSRDGHHGHNRNVSGSSPRPVYTGGFRPHQIAPAVQIRSVIPVCAAPPVPLMRTQLPNPAGDPLCPQTGPRPEIPPTSSNPKLDKLELEPDPARLGSELNKKLQLERKSI; encoded by the exons ATGTATAAGAACCAACTGCAAGAACTTGCGCAGAGAAGCTGCTTCAACCTCCCTTCTTATGCCTGCATCAGAGAAGGACCAGATCATGCTCCGAGGTTCAAAGCTTGTGTGAACTTCAATGGCGAAATCTTCGAAAGCCCAAGCTACTGCAATACGCTGAGGCAGGCAGAGCATGCAGCTGCAGAAGTAGCCCTCAATGTCCTCTCCACAAGGGGTCCTTCAAGATCTCTCACTGCAAGAATCCTT GACGAGACGGGGATCTACAAGAATCTGCTCCAGGAAACAGCTCACAGGGCAGGCCTGAACCTGCCTGTGTACACGACGGTGAGATCAGGCCCTGGTCATGTTCCCACGTTCACTTGCACTGTGGGGATTGCTGGGATGAGCTTCACTGGTGAATCAGCCAAAACGAAGAAACAAGCAGAGAAGAATGCAGCGATCGCAGCGTGGTCTACACTCAAAACAG TGCCAGACCTGAGTTCTTTGAGGCCCAGAGATGAGGCTAAGCAAGGGATCAGGAGAAGGGATCAGAACCAACCAAGAAGAGGATCGATCAGGGGTACTGCAATGAACCACTCTGCTTCCCCCTCCACAAGCCTTCAATTGCACAGGCTCGTGGAGAAGTTGCTAATGAATTACATCCCACAAGGACAAGGTGGTGCTTCTCCTTTTTCATCGTCACCGTTGTCGTCATCTTCACAGAAGCAGAACAACTTCCTGTCTCTGCTTCCTCCACCCCCACCAAGATCAGCTTCCAAGATTCTACCTCCACCGAGAGAGAATCGATGGGACATGGAACAAGACAGTGGGAAGAGACCTATCGGGTCAAGTATTTACCCAAGTCCAAAAATTGTCGATAAACGAAGTGATCATCCGAATCTCGCAAGACCCAACTCCTCATTGCCATTCCTTCAAGGGATCAGTACTAGCAGAGACGGACATCATGGCCACAACAGAAATGTGTCCGGATCATCCCCGCGACCCGTTTACACGGGCGGATTCCGCCCGCACCAGATCGCCCCGGCGGTCCAGATCCGATCGGTCATTCCGGTCTGTGCAGCACCGCCGGTGCCATTGATGAGGACACAACTACCAAATCCAGCGGGCGATCCGTTGTGTCCACAAACGGGGCCACGGCCAGAGATTCCACCAACCAGCTCGAACCCGAAGTTGgacaagctcgagctcgagccagACCCGGCTCGACTCGGTTCGGAGCTGAACAAGAAGTTACAGCTGGAAAGAAAATCTATATGA